From Montipora foliosa isolate CH-2021 unplaced genomic scaffold, ASM3666993v2 scaffold_452, whole genome shotgun sequence:
GTTGTTGTTGGATACACACACCGTTCTTTCAAGTGAATTCAGTTGATGGTGAATATTAAATCCATTCAAATGAACTCCAAACTGTTAATTAAGTTGTTATATATGCGGATTGTGACTTGCCATCTTTTACAAGCGAACAAACTCCTTGTTGGAAAACAGAGGAGGAAGCGAAGAGAAAGTACCCGCAGTTGTTGTTAATCTTATTTCATGATTAGTTAAGTCTTTTTCTAAagcattccaaagtttttcttcctttttttttttaaccaagaaCTTAAAAGGCGAAATTGTCGTGTGAATACACGCATTACGTTTAATACATTCACCCCAAAACACGACTTGACGGCTTACTTTTTttccttacttgtgaaaacccTAAATCCTGCCATTATTAAACATTAACTCGCCATGGGAGAGAATGAGAATAAATGGTGAGAACGTTAAAGAAAACTTGTAGTTAAAAGTGTATTTTACTTGGGAGCTGACACACCACTGTTTTCATCAAGCTTGCCCATTGCACGTAGACGAACTTTTCCTTTTATATTCCCGTCGAACGAGCAGTAGATGATGGGGTTAATAGCCTCATTGATAAGAGTTCCAAACAAAGCAATTTCGCTCAAAAGGTGCCCACGATAGACATGGTCCGTACCTGCCACAATACGAAAAACACACACAATGAAAGTTGGAAGCCAGCACACAGTGAAAGTTATTGCAACTAAGCCAGCGGTCCGTGTCACTCGTCTTTTGCTCTTTGAAATGACAGAAAGCCGGATTACATTACAAACATCCGATACAGAGCGACTTCCCTGCCACATTTTCCGAGCAACGTGAAAATAACACCAACACAAGATCAGAAAGGGTATCAACAGGACGACGAAAAACTCGACGGCCTCGTATAGCTTATCCAACCACTTAATTGGAATCGTATTCGGAGTGCAAATCACATTGGAATCTGTAAGTGATATCTCGAACATGTACAGGTAGGGACTTGAGACAAAGGCTCGTATAATCCACGACAAGATGAGCATTTTTCTTACCACTCTTGTCTCTATTTTAGGCAAGTAGGGATGAGCCAAGCTGCGATATCGATCGAATGCGATCAGGGCATGAGTGAAGACAGCGGTTCCCAAGACGGCAATTTCGATGAACTCTATTATCTTGCAGGCCGTTCGTCCAAAGATCCATTCATTGAGAAGAACATTGATAAGTTCAAATGGCATCGTCAAAAGACCAACAACGAGATCGGAAATTACCATGTTCAGAATAAACTGATACGTTGGCCGATTTTTAAGGAGGAGGCTTCGATGCTTCACGAGAATCACGCTCACAATTCCGTTTCCCACCATTGTGACTATAAATATTACCGCAAGAAAGGTACCTTCGAAAATATCAGCTGCCTTAAGAGCCATTCTTCAAATCAATAGGGAGGTTCCAATAAAACGGTTTTGGGAAAAGAGTGCAGCAGGATACAAAACCTCCTCAAATGAAAGCGGATCACAGTTATGTGTGCTGGTCAGACGAATCACATCTGCTTCGAAACACCATGGCAACTCGTGGTAGCACAGAATTCATGAATTCATAACACACAAAAGTAATTGCTTTTGGAGATTAAGTATAAATATCGTCAttaacaaaactaaaaaaagttaCGTTCTCACCTCTTCCTGTCATCTTGAGTATTGCAACAATTTGTAATACCCTAATTAAAGAAGCTCTAGATTATATCAGTGATATATTGCCAAAGTGACGTCTGGTCTCGATGGAACAGAATTGACTCAGGAAAAAGGTGGCCGGCGAGTTATCGATGTAAAGTGAAGATAAATCACGTTTGTGTTATCTCCACTTTCGCAGATAAAATCATCATTCTGAGTGTGTCAGTCTCAATAAATTTGGTGTTTTACAAATGAAAAATGGATATGAGGATTTTCATATAAGGAGTACATTAGCATTAATGTCCGACTGTTTAAGTATTTCTGATGGTTACAATGGCTGACGCTTTTGTGACCCGTTAATACGTTGTCTGCGACCGATAAAGTTTGCCCGAAGTGACTTTAAAAGTTGTCTCAACTATCCTGTagatttaaaaggaaaactTTTAAGAAAAAACATACTGAGAAACATAGTCTCTTGTGTGTCTAGAGACAAGTGACCTCGAATATAATGCCGGCAGAGTAACTCCttgccaggggcacccaacgagaatatagttcaaaaccacttaaacatagcattgttagaAGTATTTTAGTATGAAAaagtagatataggcatatttttatgccctaaaaatttttcatctgttcggatttcctagcgaaaagtctagtgatctgaaaactatagggatcaaaccttaccttttcgaaaattttagccagaaaaaaggctcccgaaaattctaggtgacctttttagggtagcaatccgttaaaaatggacaattttacaatttttcagatgttcgaaaataaAAGGAggggcaggcaagcaagaaattttacaacaaatattcggaaaattctagatctcaaatcgtcttccgaacagatatttcccgaaaattgactttgggtgcccctgtcctTGCCCATTCACAGACAACAAAGAATGGTACAGATTAATTATATAATCACCATAGCCACGGAATTCTAACTGAGTTAACTacacaaaaattaatatacCCATGCGACCAATAGTCTATTCATTCTTGTGCGAATCCACTACTTATAAATTTACTAATTCTTGCATTCAAGGCCCACAATTTTGATATCGTTAACGGTTGTAGCAATATATTTCGTTCGACGTTaacagggttagggttacgtaataataataggtaataatgtgggaggcgcggtggcctcatggttagtgcgctcgactccggatcgagtggtccggcctcagggcctggccggggacattgtgttgcgttcttgggcaagacgctttactctcacggtgcctctctccacccaggtgtataaatgggtaccggcgtaatgctgggggtaaccctgcgatggactagcatcccatccaggggggagcataaatactcctagtcccTTCAtactacggaaaccggagataagcgccggccttaatggTGCCTTCgagctcgtaacagagactttactttttaATACGACATTCAAAGTCCGTTTTAGGATATTTGCTTTGCATTAATTAATTTCTTGCAAGATCGATTTGCTCAGTGAGACATGTTTTCGAAGCGTGGCAGGCAGATAGTATTTTGCACTGAAGTGCAGCCCTTGCCACGCACTTTCAATTGATCTCAACGAGAAAGGCTTTTCAGCAAACGGAAGcactttcattgttttcatgcaCACAATGGCCCTTTCGGCTACGGACATTTTAGAAGCAGCCGCGCTTGCCTTAATATTCACGCTCACTATAGTGGGTAACCTCGCAGTAAGCATCGTCCTCATAAAATATCGAAGAATCTTCATTAAAAATCGACCAACGTATCAGTTTATACTGAACATGGTACTTTCTGATCTGCTCGTTGGTCTTTTGACGATGCCATTTGAATTTATCAGTCTTTTTCTCAATGAATGGACCTTTGGACGAACGGCGTGCAAGATAATAGAGTTCATCGAAATTGCTGTCTTTGGAACCGCTGTCTTCACTTATGCCTTTATCGCATTCGACCGATATCGCAGCTTGGCTCGTCCATATCTGCCTAAGATGGAGACAAGACTTGTTAAGAAACTGATTATCTTGTCTTGGGCTATCTCCGCCTTTGTATCGTGTCCTTATCTGTATATGTTTGAATTCTAACAAGGCCTGCACGCCAAATTCAATTCCAATACAGTGGCTAGATACTTTATACGAAGCCGTAGAATTTGCAACTATCCGTATGATACCTTTTGTAGTCTTTTGCTGGTGTTATTTTCACGTGGCTCGCATAATGTGTGGAGTAAGCCCCGCGGTGTCAGTTACTGACGGTGTTACGCGAGTATCTGTTATTTTCCAGAGCAAAAGGCGAGTGACACGAACCGCTGGCATGGTTGCAATAGCTTTTACTGGCTTCCGGCCTTTATTATGAATTTTGTACGGGTAGTTTCGGGAACGGATCGTGTTCATCGGGGACACGTTCTGTTCGAAATTGCCATGTTTGGCGCATTTATCAATGAGGCCTTTAACCCTATTATCTACTGTGCATTTGATGGAAATATCAGAGCAAAACTTCGCCCAGGAAACCTGTGTAATCACATTGTAGACATTTCCTGTTCAAGAAATGAAGTTGGTCAAGTAAGAACCCACAACATCGCAACACATGCTGAGGGAGTTCACATGGGATTCACACCGTAGTCATGGATGCGATGCATACTACGCAAAGGCGATTCCCTGAAGTCCACTCTCAAGGGacaacaatagggagtttatGAAAGACTGACTACCGCTACAGCGACGACAACCGCCGGCCGATTGGCacggttgagcatcggactactgTCCGGCCAGACCAATACTCAGGGTCTTCAGATAACTTAGGAGAAATTGCTGCCTtagtaatgacatctgcaaatggttagactctctctagtcttctctgataaggacgataaaccgtaagcCCCGCGTTTCACAAACCTTCAACATTCATAAAAGAACCCATGGCCACAAGCGATTCGCAAATAGTAGGGCGCCGAGTTCCCGGTGTTATAGTCTGTCCAACcaacgtttgacttgatttgagttaattgttaatttcagtttacagtgtccccaattcgtGCCCcaac
This genomic window contains:
- the LOC137989320 gene encoding tachykinin-like peptides receptor 86C, which encodes MALKAADIFEGTFLAVIFIVTMVGNGIVSVILVKHRSLLLKNRPTYQFILNMVISDLVVGLLTMPFELINVLLNEWIFGRTACKIIEFIEIAVLGTAVFTHALIAFDRYRSLAHPYLPKIETRVVRKMLILSWIIRAFVSSPYLYMFEISLTDSNVICTPNTIPIKWLDKLYEAVEFFVVLLIPFLILCWCYFHVARKMWQGSRSVSDVCNVIRLSVISKSKRRVTRTAGLVAITFTVCWLPTFIVCVFRIVAGTDHVYRGHLLSEIALFGTLINEAINPIIYCSFDGNIKGKVRLRAMGKLDENSGVSAPK